In one window of Sediminispirochaeta bajacaliforniensis DSM 16054 DNA:
- the iolG gene encoding inositol 2-dehydrogenase, which yields MKAKLNLGIIGAGRIGKVHIESITTGFTDVRIKAVADPYLSDETRQWALDRGVEACYKDVDKIIGDDEIDAVLICSSTDTHSRYTMEAARAGKHIFCEKPLDHDLGRIEEALKVVKECGVKFQIGFNRRFDHNFRSLHQAVVDGKVGDVHMVRISSRDPEPPGLDYVKVSGGLFLDMMIHDFDMVRFLSGSEVEEVFAAGAVLVDPAIGKAGDIDTAIVTMKLTNGALAVIDNSRKAVYGYDQRAEVFGSGGAASVGNDSPSTLSVSGSNGVVGEKPHFFFLERYIDAYRNEIGEFIKAVVEDKPTPLGPEDALMPIRIALAAKRSLETGKPEKVR from the coding sequence ATGAAAGCAAAATTAAACTTAGGAATCATCGGTGCCGGCCGTATCGGTAAGGTCCATATCGAAAGTATTACTACCGGCTTTACCGATGTACGGATCAAGGCGGTTGCCGATCCCTATCTGAGCGATGAAACCCGTCAATGGGCCCTCGATCGAGGGGTTGAAGCGTGCTACAAGGATGTGGATAAGATCATCGGTGATGATGAAATCGATGCCGTTCTCATCTGTTCTTCCACAGACACCCATTCCCGATACACCATGGAAGCGGCCAGGGCCGGAAAGCACATTTTTTGTGAAAAGCCCCTGGACCATGACCTCGGAAGGATCGAAGAGGCCCTAAAAGTGGTCAAAGAGTGCGGCGTCAAGTTTCAGATAGGTTTCAACCGCCGTTTCGACCACAACTTCCGTTCCCTTCATCAGGCCGTCGTGGACGGTAAGGTCGGAGATGTCCATATGGTCAGAATCTCCAGCCGCGACCCCGAGCCTCCCGGCCTTGACTACGTGAAGGTCTCCGGCGGACTTTTCCTCGATATGATGATCCATGATTTCGATATGGTGCGCTTTCTCAGCGGAAGCGAAGTCGAAGAGGTCTTTGCCGCCGGCGCTGTCCTTGTCGATCCTGCTATCGGTAAGGCCGGAGATATCGATACCGCTATCGTCACCATGAAGCTGACAAACGGAGCACTTGCGGTTATCGACAACTCCCGTAAGGCCGTTTACGGTTACGACCAGCGTGCCGAGGTCTTCGGCAGCGGAGGTGCTGCATCAGTGGGCAACGACAGCCCATCCACCCTTTCGGTAAGCGGCAGCAACGGAGTCGTCGGAGAAAAGCCTCATTTCTTTTTCCTCGAACGCTATATCGATGCCTATCGCAATGAGATCGGTGAATTCATTAAAGCGGTAGTGGAAGACAAACCCACTCCCTTAGGACCTGAAGATGCCTTGATGCCTATTCGTATCGCTCTCGCTGCAAAGCGCTCCCTTGAAACCGGCAAACCCGAAAAGGTACGGTAA
- the trxA gene encoding thioredoxin, which yields MNERPKSFSELIRTSSIPVLVDFYADWCGPCKMVGPVVAQIAGELKGRILTVKINIDKKPALATQWQISSVPTIMLFSAGQSVMRLSGAYPYESLKAEILKHL from the coding sequence ATGAATGAAAGACCAAAATCGTTTTCAGAGCTCATTCGAACTTCCAGCATCCCCGTTTTAGTGGATTTTTATGCCGATTGGTGCGGTCCCTGTAAGATGGTCGGTCCTGTCGTCGCCCAAATCGCCGGCGAGTTGAAGGGGCGTATACTTACCGTTAAAATCAATATCGATAAAAAACCCGCACTTGCTACTCAGTGGCAGATCTCTTCGGTTCCGACCATTATGCTCTTTTCTGCCGGCCAGTCTGTTATGCGGCTTTCCGGTGCCTATCCGTATGAAAGCCTCAAAGCGGAAATCCTCAAGCATCTTTAA
- a CDS encoding mechanosensitive ion channel family protein: protein MTGIDFDQFLAYFTTDKVMHVLRIFLFALASYLLVRMIAVIVRRTLTKNASEQSKVLIHKMIIYTGVAIILIVVLNSFGVSLSALLGAAGVLGVALGIASQKSLGNVISGLFLVSDRTFEVGDAVKIGSFVGVVHSLDLLSVKLRTFDNTFIRIPNDQIISTEITNITRFPIRRMDFNLRVAYSADLELARDLLLDIAEKNPLCLREPEPFFLFKEFGSSGIEFLFAIWFEKSSYVAVKNSVFLSIRQAFAEHDIEIPIMQVKVWYPETEGREAAL, encoded by the coding sequence ATGACCGGTATCGACTTTGATCAGTTTCTTGCATATTTTACCACCGATAAGGTGATGCATGTGCTTCGAATCTTCCTTTTTGCCCTTGCCTCTTACCTGTTGGTCCGCATGATCGCAGTCATCGTTCGCCGGACCCTGACAAAAAATGCTTCAGAGCAATCGAAGGTTCTTATACATAAGATGATTATCTACACAGGAGTGGCGATCATCCTTATTGTTGTGCTGAACAGTTTTGGGGTAAGCCTCTCGGCACTTCTCGGAGCGGCCGGAGTTCTTGGTGTTGCCCTTGGTATCGCCAGTCAGAAAAGTCTTGGAAATGTCATAAGCGGCCTCTTTTTAGTCTCCGATAGAACCTTCGAGGTAGGGGATGCCGTCAAAATAGGCTCCTTTGTCGGTGTAGTCCATTCCCTGGATCTTCTTTCGGTGAAGCTCCGGACCTTCGACAACACCTTCATCCGTATCCCGAACGATCAGATTATTTCCACTGAGATAACCAACATCACCAGGTTTCCAATACGGCGAATGGATTTCAACCTCAGGGTTGCCTACTCAGCCGATCTTGAGCTTGCCCGCGACCTTCTTCTTGACATAGCCGAAAAGAATCCTCTTTGCCTTCGTGAACCCGAGCCCTTCTTCTTGTTTAAGGAGTTTGGCTCTTCCGGCATTGAGTTTCTTTTTGCAATTTGGTTTGAAAAGAGCAGTTATGTCGCGGTCAAAAACAGTGTTTTTCTTTCTATTCGTCAAGCATTTGCAGAACACGATATTGAGATTCCCATTATGCAGGTTAAGGTGTGGTATCCCGAAACAGAGGGGAGAGAGGCTGCTCTTTAG
- a CDS encoding (2Fe-2S)-binding protein: MERFFSHPILDVKEDRKQITFFFEGIPLNAFDGEPIAVALAAAGILDVRYSRRFSQPRGIFCGIGQCQECSMLVDGVPNVRTCVTPVREGMHVSRQKGLGEVINDGRS, from the coding sequence ATGGAACGATTCTTTTCCCACCCGATACTCGACGTGAAGGAAGACCGGAAACAGATAACCTTTTTTTTCGAAGGCATTCCCCTGAATGCCTTCGATGGTGAGCCGATTGCGGTTGCTCTTGCTGCGGCCGGAATCCTTGATGTACGCTATAGCCGCCGTTTTTCTCAGCCTCGGGGAATCTTCTGTGGCATTGGTCAGTGCCAGGAGTGTTCGATGCTTGTCGATGGTGTTCCCAATGTCAGGACCTGCGTTACACCGGTTCGGGAAGGTATGCATGTTTCAAGGCAAAAGGGGCTTGGTGAGGTTATAAATGACGGTAGATCATAA
- a CDS encoding FAD-dependent oxidoreductase: MTVDHKLPEQCDILIVGGGPAGLAAAIEAAGRALHVVLVDENPVFGGQLIRQIHKFFGSSFHYAGVRGIRIADMLSREASEAGCLMVPECRALGFLRDGRVALSLRGAASALRAKRILLAVGGKEHGLPFPGWTLPGVMTAGAAQTLCNLHHLLPGRHVLMVGSGNVGLIVSYQLMQAGACIAAIVDTADRIGGYAVHAAKLQRAGVPFFLGAQIQEAIGLKSVQRVNIGINSTGEHLSIDADAVLLATGLSPRTELASMFGCELTYEPRLGGHFPRHDDTMRSSVSHVFVAGDSAGVEEAATAIDEGRLAGLSMAFDIKGAHCGDEKMRDEIRSRLKAFRNRKASSGKEKQNCSAAAVSPGLVRYPVFECVENIACNPCADACPAGAITVETITSPPVVDYSRCTGCMRCLSVCPGQAVFMVDRRGSLTLAWEYLPVPSVGEKVILCGRSGEALGMGNITACRRNVGDKTMLVTLSMDSSLVDRVRSFKRCGDE, encoded by the coding sequence ATGACGGTAGATCATAAGCTTCCTGAGCAATGTGATATTCTGATTGTAGGAGGCGGCCCTGCCGGCCTTGCCGCTGCAATCGAAGCTGCCGGTCGGGCTCTTCATGTCGTGCTGGTTGATGAGAATCCGGTTTTCGGTGGGCAGCTTATCAGACAAATTCATAAATTTTTTGGTTCCTCCTTCCATTATGCCGGGGTTCGGGGCATTCGCATTGCCGATATGCTATCTCGTGAGGCCTCGGAAGCTGGCTGCCTGATGGTTCCCGAATGCAGGGCCCTGGGGTTTCTTCGTGACGGAAGGGTGGCCCTTAGCCTTCGGGGAGCGGCATCGGCCCTTCGTGCAAAGCGGATCCTTCTTGCCGTGGGCGGGAAGGAGCATGGTCTGCCCTTTCCCGGCTGGACGCTTCCGGGGGTGATGACTGCCGGGGCCGCCCAGACCCTCTGCAACCTGCACCACCTGCTTCCCGGTCGCCATGTGCTTATGGTGGGAAGCGGCAATGTCGGCCTGATTGTCTCTTACCAGCTTATGCAGGCAGGTGCTTGTATAGCGGCCATCGTCGATACCGCGGATCGGATCGGCGGATATGCCGTTCATGCGGCAAAACTTCAGCGGGCCGGTGTTCCTTTCTTTCTCGGTGCTCAGATTCAGGAAGCCATTGGCTTGAAATCTGTTCAGCGGGTGAACATCGGTATCAACTCCACAGGGGAACACCTTTCTATTGACGCCGACGCAGTACTTCTTGCGACAGGCTTGAGTCCTCGGACCGAATTAGCATCCATGTTCGGCTGTGAATTGACGTATGAGCCTCGCCTGGGGGGACATTTCCCCCGTCATGACGATACTATGCGTAGCTCCGTTTCACACGTATTTGTCGCCGGCGACTCGGCGGGGGTGGAAGAGGCTGCTACGGCGATCGACGAGGGACGGCTTGCCGGACTTTCCATGGCCTTTGATATTAAAGGGGCCCATTGCGGAGACGAAAAAATGCGAGATGAGATAAGAAGCAGACTTAAGGCCTTTCGCAATAGAAAAGCCTCTTCTGGAAAAGAAAAACAAAACTGTTCGGCTGCTGCCGTCTCACCTGGGCTCGTACGCTATCCCGTATTCGAATGTGTGGAAAACATTGCCTGTAACCCGTGTGCCGATGCGTGTCCTGCCGGGGCCATTACAGTAGAAACGATTACCTCTCCCCCTGTTGTGGATTATAGTCGCTGCACCGGATGCATGCGTTGCCTTTCCGTTTGCCCGGGCCAAGCCGTTTTCATGGTCGACAGGCGTGGGAGCCTCACGCTTGCGTGGGAATATCTTCCCGTCCCTTCCGTAGGTGAAAAGGTTATACTCTGCGGACGTAGCGGCGAAGCCCTTGGTATGGGAAATATTACCGCCTGCCGCCGAAATGTCGGGGACAAGACCATGCTGGTCACCCTTTCCATGGATTCCTCACTTGTCGATCGTGTTCGCAGTTTCAAGAGGTGCGGTGATGAGTGA
- a CDS encoding FAD-dependent oxidoreductase, which translates to MSERLDTIICRCEEITLAEVLEAIDAGCSTISAVKRYTRAGMGPCQGRGCARAIAQLIAQRTGNIRAELRPDRARFPIVPTEISGFSSIREEPLEKAETMIPQRKACTSSLSIDTKESYDAIVIGGGYHGLSIARQLAEAGVKTILLERKEIGSGSSGANFGFVQLQDSNTGISFELNRRGFERMGQMEKELAADLEYRKVGSLIFAQTDEQMAALEALYREKHALGLDVRFISPRDITSLEPYMNVKSIKGASWHLQAQINPFRYLFAMVKKGKEAGLTIRENTIVREIRVSDTSCKGVVLANGECIRSNVVIVAAGAYTGTLCSTCGLEVPIEYVIGEAFISEPVRPHIMNFISSASFFATAHDSTGAAASFTAGQTASGNILIGETSEPGPSNPEDALLLTSAAHCVRIPRMLEELYPDLKRLTALRSWATCSPSAPGFEPFLGATEIDGLFLAAGFKSSVIISSVVGQILTDLIVRGRTWCDISSFNRGRVKWSGASKDRSDRDENRSY; encoded by the coding sequence ATGAGTGAAAGGCTCGATACCATTATCTGTCGTTGCGAGGAAATCACCCTTGCAGAGGTACTTGAGGCCATTGATGCAGGCTGCAGCACGATTTCTGCGGTGAAACGCTATACACGTGCTGGCATGGGCCCATGTCAGGGACGAGGTTGTGCTCGTGCAATAGCGCAGCTGATTGCGCAACGGACAGGGAATATCCGAGCCGAACTGCGACCCGATAGGGCCCGGTTCCCCATTGTTCCGACCGAAATCTCGGGTTTCTCTTCGATAAGGGAAGAGCCTTTGGAAAAAGCGGAAACGATGATCCCTCAGCGCAAAGCCTGTACCTCCTCTCTCTCGATTGATACAAAGGAATCGTATGATGCAATCGTCATCGGCGGAGGCTACCATGGGCTTTCCATTGCACGGCAGCTTGCAGAAGCAGGGGTTAAGACAATCCTGCTTGAACGCAAAGAGATCGGATCAGGTTCTTCAGGTGCGAATTTCGGCTTTGTGCAGCTGCAGGATTCCAATACCGGTATAAGTTTTGAGCTCAACAGACGTGGTTTTGAGCGCATGGGTCAAATGGAAAAAGAATTGGCCGCAGATCTGGAGTACCGGAAGGTCGGGTCTCTGATTTTTGCCCAAACCGATGAGCAAATGGCGGCTCTTGAGGCCTTGTATCGGGAAAAACATGCGCTTGGGCTTGATGTGCGCTTTATTTCTCCCAGGGATATCACTTCACTTGAGCCCTATATGAATGTAAAGAGCATCAAGGGGGCAAGCTGGCATCTTCAAGCGCAGATTAATCCCTTCCGCTATCTTTTCGCCATGGTAAAAAAGGGAAAAGAGGCGGGACTTACCATCCGTGAGAATACGATTGTGAGAGAGATCCGTGTCTCCGATACATCCTGTAAAGGGGTTGTGCTGGCAAATGGCGAATGCATCCGAAGCAACGTTGTGATCGTTGCCGCAGGTGCCTATACGGGTACGCTTTGTTCAACCTGTGGCTTAGAGGTTCCGATAGAGTATGTGATTGGTGAAGCCTTTATTTCCGAACCTGTTCGGCCCCACATTATGAACTTCATCTCCTCTGCCTCGTTTTTTGCCACCGCTCACGATTCTACAGGGGCTGCGGCAAGCTTCACGGCTGGGCAAACGGCATCGGGAAATATATTGATTGGAGAAACAAGTGAGCCGGGACCGAGCAATCCCGAAGATGCCCTTCTTCTTACCAGTGCGGCCCACTGTGTTCGTATTCCGCGTATGCTCGAGGAGCTTTATCCGGATTTGAAGCGACTTACTGCTCTTCGCAGCTGGGCAACCTGCAGCCCCTCGGCTCCCGGTTTTGAACCCTTTCTTGGAGCAACGGAGATTGACGGGCTTTTTCTCGCCGCCGGTTTTAAGAGCTCCGTTATTATTTCCTCCGTTGTCGGTCAGATCCTCACCGATCTCATCGTCCGGGGGAGGACATGGTGTGATATTTCCAGTTTCAATCGGGGACGGGTTAAATGGTCAGGAGCATCGAAAGATCGATCCGATCGGGATGAAAATAGATCGTATTGA
- a CDS encoding GntR family transcriptional regulator: MNKRQTKSPPLYLKIREYLLKAIQNMQAGNNRLETEEALSEKLGTSRATIREAMASLIREGYITRWQGKGNFGHPALTKLPMRIDISSDFLKLIADSGEKPQLLKLNLRNQRASQRMLRRMPEVDEMEVTAFDWIYLDSRGPVIICDVELPHAYLQTPPSLDGNEQKLSAFLEWHCRVHITYTTTWLSSTVDEAVADRFGIEQNRSMVVWEEIFYDLSDHRICFNTIYFHPDRIDLSMLLTI, translated from the coding sequence ATGAATAAGAGACAGACTAAAAGTCCCCCTCTCTACCTGAAAATTCGCGAATACCTTCTAAAAGCGATTCAAAATATGCAAGCCGGCAATAATCGACTTGAAACAGAAGAAGCGTTGTCCGAGAAATTGGGAACCAGCCGGGCGACCATCAGGGAAGCTATGGCCTCGCTAATTCGTGAGGGATACATTACCCGCTGGCAGGGGAAAGGAAACTTCGGCCACCCTGCGCTAACAAAACTGCCGATGAGGATCGACATCAGCAGCGACTTTCTCAAGCTTATCGCCGATTCGGGGGAGAAGCCGCAACTACTCAAGCTCAATCTGCGCAACCAGAGGGCCTCACAGCGAATGCTCAGGAGAATGCCCGAGGTAGATGAAATGGAAGTAACGGCATTCGATTGGATCTATCTTGACAGCAGAGGTCCCGTCATCATCTGTGATGTCGAATTGCCACATGCATATCTACAAACGCCACCGAGCCTTGATGGAAACGAACAAAAACTTTCGGCATTTTTGGAATGGCATTGCCGCGTTCACATCACATACACCACAACATGGCTTTCCAGTACCGTCGATGAAGCAGTAGCCGATCGATTCGGGATAGAACAAAACCGCTCAATGGTGGTCTGGGAGGAAATCTTCTACGATCTTTCCGATCATCGTATATGCTTCAATACGATCTATTTTCATCCCGATCGGATCGATCTTTCGATGCTCCTGACCATTTAA
- a CDS encoding GntR family transcriptional regulator: MRKTRSIRVEATPLYVKTKEALIQLILSRNFSGNRLPSETTLCEMLGVGRTTLREALMALNREGVITKKHGLGNLIHRTTLNAKMRIDTIHGFRKLLEDGGYRVSCKRTSPRWVTSIDVKGIDCSNCFEERFLLVENRYFADGHPAIYGHNYLCGSFVRESEAQDILSYQGSFYDLLGQFLTEEVANSINTFRPAIATAPLAEILDVAVGDPLIQWQESFIGIFDHIVCRSLISFNPAYVDLTLLRKWT; this comes from the coding sequence ATGAGAAAAACTCGATCAATAAGAGTAGAAGCGACCCCTCTTTATGTAAAAACGAAGGAAGCCTTGATCCAGCTCATCCTCAGTCGTAATTTTTCGGGGAATCGGCTTCCGTCTGAGACGACCCTTTGTGAGATGTTGGGGGTTGGGAGAACGACCCTGAGGGAAGCGCTGATGGCGTTGAATCGTGAAGGCGTCATCACCAAAAAACATGGCTTGGGTAACCTTATCCACAGGACTACCCTTAATGCGAAGATGCGGATCGATACGATTCATGGCTTTCGAAAGCTCCTTGAAGACGGCGGCTACCGGGTTTCCTGCAAGAGGACCTCTCCCCGATGGGTCACTTCAATTGATGTTAAAGGGATTGACTGCAGTAACTGTTTTGAGGAACGCTTTCTTCTTGTAGAAAATCGTTACTTCGCAGATGGGCATCCTGCAATTTACGGCCATAACTATCTGTGCGGAAGCTTTGTTCGGGAGAGTGAAGCGCAGGATATCCTTTCGTATCAGGGCAGTTTCTATGATTTACTGGGGCAATTCCTTACCGAAGAAGTTGCCAATTCCATCAATACCTTTCGTCCTGCTATCGCAACGGCCCCTTTGGCGGAGATTCTTGACGTTGCGGTAGGGGATCCCCTGATTCAGTGGCAGGAAAGTTTTATAGGAATTTTCGACCATATTGTATGCAGAAGTCTCATATCGTTTAATCCTGCTTACGTCGATCTTACCTTACTACGAAAATGGACATAA
- a CDS encoding UbiD family decarboxylase: MGNIKDLRDFLSALKKAGQLADIEREVDPVHEIGSVIATLEKERGPAALFHRVKGHSVPVAGGLLSDYAKIAVALECGQSDVTDKMEAVLDHPIVPREVKNAACQEVILTGDEIDLGNIPIPIHAPGDGGAFITAGVTVGRDTETGMQNLSFQRMHIKGPRKMGIMINEWRHLRDFLKKAEKKGQALPIAVAIGVDPVVMMAAGFRYDGDEAEIAGGLRGTALERVKCITSDIMVPAWSEYIIEGEILPGVREEEGPLAEFTGHYGLLWKSPVVEVKAVTHRRDPIWQTLNGGSFEHINLGNVLPREPLLRRHTRYVSKNVKAVHIPPYGSGFLALVQLEKSNEGEPKNVALAAMTAYVNIKNVIVVDSDVDIYNPAEVLWAVNNRVNPREDVFVIPNSQGHELDPCSDETGVQNKMGIDATLPANRKTLKRAVYPSVDLLRYLSE, translated from the coding sequence GTGGGAAACATCAAGGATTTAAGAGATTTTTTATCGGCCCTGAAGAAAGCCGGTCAACTTGCGGATATTGAGCGGGAGGTCGATCCCGTTCATGAAATCGGGAGTGTAATTGCCACACTCGAAAAGGAACGTGGACCTGCCGCCCTCTTTCATAGGGTCAAAGGCCATAGCGTTCCTGTTGCCGGGGGATTGCTTTCCGATTATGCCAAAATTGCTGTTGCACTTGAATGTGGACAATCGGATGTAACCGATAAGATGGAAGCCGTTCTTGATCATCCCATTGTGCCCCGGGAGGTGAAAAACGCTGCTTGTCAGGAAGTGATACTGACGGGCGATGAGATCGATCTCGGGAATATACCTATCCCTATTCACGCCCCCGGAGACGGAGGGGCCTTCATTACTGCGGGCGTTACCGTTGGTCGTGATACAGAGACGGGTATGCAGAACCTGAGTTTTCAGCGGATGCACATCAAGGGGCCGCGAAAGATGGGGATCATGATTAATGAGTGGCGTCATCTTCGTGATTTCTTGAAGAAGGCGGAAAAGAAAGGACAGGCTCTTCCCATTGCGGTTGCCATTGGTGTTGATCCTGTAGTAATGATGGCGGCCGGATTTCGTTACGATGGCGATGAGGCGGAAATAGCTGGTGGTTTACGGGGAACGGCCTTGGAACGGGTTAAGTGCATCACCAGTGATATCATGGTTCCCGCCTGGAGTGAGTACATCATCGAAGGTGAAATCCTGCCGGGCGTGAGAGAAGAAGAGGGGCCCTTGGCTGAATTTACCGGGCATTACGGACTCTTGTGGAAAAGTCCCGTCGTCGAGGTCAAAGCCGTTACCCATAGGCGTGATCCCATTTGGCAAACCCTCAACGGAGGAAGCTTTGAACACATCAATTTAGGTAATGTTTTGCCCCGGGAACCTCTTCTCCGCAGACATACCAGATATGTTTCGAAAAACGTCAAAGCGGTACATATTCCGCCCTATGGTTCCGGTTTTCTTGCACTTGTACAACTCGAGAAAAGTAATGAAGGGGAACCGAAAAATGTTGCACTGGCTGCAATGACTGCATATGTAAACATTAAAAATGTGATTGTCGTTGATAGCGATGTCGATATATATAATCCGGCCGAAGTACTCTGGGCTGTCAACAACAGAGTTAATCCTCGGGAGGATGTCTTTGTAATACCGAATAGTCAGGGACACGAGCTTGACCCCTGCAGCGACGAGACCGGCGTCCAGAATAAGATGGGAATCGATGCAACGCTACCCGCTAACCGAAAGACCCTGAAAAGGGCGGTGTATCCTTCGGTTGACCTATTACGCTATCTGAGCGAGTAG
- a CDS encoding response regulator codes for MSIHDDCQELLLARERELDLLRKIISSIFSSPDYFVALERVLGEVVRATGWKFGEAWILSEDESALVNSRIYYTEEPSLNGFFEESLVYSFPYGVGLPGKALERREAVWFQDVSTNKEFLRAAIAARYGLKAGFSIPVFSGKRVWGVLVFFAYEARRQEPGMIRLVSAVAAPLGEVIQRKELEYRLRQEQERSRQLETAKNLFFQNISHELRTPMNGILGLTQLLTDEIDNPEQRELLGLITESGNRLLHIFEKMLHLLQLNRPVSDEINTEGNILVVDPLVDEVVQRYRMSAIKKKLSFEFIMGASQAQITGNADFFRQAIDYLLENAFKFTCSGGIKVLTGLAGRGQKRRVYINVVDTGIGIVPVKQRLIFEDFRQADEGIDRPFEGIGLGLSLVKRIVGMMDGNIELQSEEGAGSSFTISFPLVAGLHEYHGMLAPRQGGYRNDAEGEKRILLVEDNFINLLVIEKHLEHDFAVTRASSGEKALEAAQKKRFDLVLMDINLGRGIDGIETTRQLRSMEPYQSTPIIAVTGYAMDKDRESLLGIGFNEYIAKPFSMEMLDMVITKVL; via the coding sequence ATGTCGATTCACGATGACTGTCAGGAGCTTTTACTTGCCAGAGAACGGGAACTCGATCTCCTGCGAAAGATCATCTCTAGTATTTTCTCATCTCCAGACTATTTTGTCGCTCTGGAACGGGTGCTTGGCGAGGTAGTCCGAGCAACCGGATGGAAATTTGGCGAGGCATGGATCCTTTCCGAAGATGAATCGGCACTTGTCAATAGCAGGATCTACTATACCGAGGAGCCGTCGCTCAACGGTTTTTTTGAAGAAAGTCTCGTATATTCGTTTCCTTACGGAGTCGGTCTTCCGGGAAAAGCTCTCGAACGAAGGGAGGCCGTTTGGTTTCAGGATGTAAGCACCAATAAGGAGTTTCTCCGCGCTGCCATTGCTGCCCGCTACGGATTAAAGGCAGGGTTCTCGATACCGGTATTTAGCGGTAAGCGAGTATGGGGCGTGCTTGTTTTTTTTGCCTATGAGGCCAGACGGCAGGAACCGGGGATGATTCGGCTTGTTTCCGCCGTTGCAGCCCCCTTGGGAGAGGTTATCCAGCGGAAAGAACTTGAATATCGACTGCGACAGGAACAGGAACGCTCACGTCAGCTTGAGACCGCAAAGAATCTTTTCTTTCAAAACATCAGTCATGAACTACGAACACCTATGAACGGAATCCTCGGGCTTACGCAACTCCTTACCGATGAGATAGATAATCCGGAGCAGCGTGAACTTCTTGGTTTGATAACCGAGTCGGGCAATCGATTACTTCATATCTTTGAAAAGATGCTGCATTTGCTTCAGCTGAATCGCCCGGTGAGCGACGAAATCAACACCGAGGGGAATATTCTTGTGGTTGATCCTCTTGTTGATGAAGTGGTGCAGCGATATCGTATGAGCGCGATTAAAAAGAAACTCTCTTTTGAATTCATCATGGGGGCATCTCAGGCCCAAATCACGGGAAATGCGGACTTTTTTCGACAAGCGATTGATTATCTTCTCGAGAATGCATTCAAATTTACGTGCAGCGGTGGCATTAAGGTTTTAACAGGCCTCGCCGGGCGGGGGCAAAAACGACGCGTCTATATCAACGTTGTTGATACGGGAATCGGGATAGTACCTGTAAAGCAGCGGCTTATCTTCGAAGATTTTCGACAGGCTGATGAGGGGATCGACAGACCCTTCGAAGGGATCGGCCTTGGCCTCTCTTTGGTAAAACGGATTGTCGGCATGATGGATGGGAATATTGAGCTTCAAAGTGAAGAGGGGGCAGGTTCCTCCTTTACCATCTCCTTTCCACTTGTTGCGGGTTTGCACGAGTACCATGGCATGCTCGCACCTCGACAGGGGGGGTATCGGAATGATGCAGAAGGGGAAAAGCGGATACTACTTGTAGAAGATAATTTCATCAACCTTTTGGTTATCGAGAAGCATCTGGAACATGATTTTGCGGTTACGCGTGCTTCTTCCGGAGAGAAAGCCCTTGAGGCGGCACAGAAAAAGCGATTTGATCTTGTTTTGATGGATATCAATTTGGGGCGGGGCATCGACGGGATCGAAACGACCAGACAACTGAGGTCAATGGAACCGTATCAGTCGACTCCCATCATTGCTGTCACCGGTTATGCAATGGATAAGGATCGTGAGTCGCTGCTTGGTATCGGTTTTAACGAATATATTGCAAAGCCATTCTCAATGGAGATGCTGGATATGGTTATTACCAAGGTTCTCTAA